One Acidimicrobiia bacterium genomic window, CGCGACATCAGCGCGTTGCGGCGCGCGCGGCACACGAGCTCGTCGCGCTGGTTGAAACCCCGATGCTCGAACGTGACGATGCCGGCGTCGGGTCGTGACTTCGACCCGCGGCGAGCAATCACCTCGGTCTCGGCGTGGATCGTGTCACCGTGGAACACGGGCGCTGGGAACACGACTTCTTCGAAACCGAGGTTGGCGATCGTCGTGCCGTGAGTGGTCTCCAGCACCGATATCCCCACGAGCAGCGCGATCGTGAACATGCTGTTCACGAGGGGCTGGCCGAACTCGGTCTGCGCTGCGTACTCGGCGTCGAGGTGCAGGCGGGCCGGGTTCATCGTCATCGTGGTGAAGAGGATGTTGTCGGTCTCGGTGACGGTGCGGGTGAGCGCGTGCTGCACCACCAGTCCGACCGGGAGCTCCTCGAACCACTTGCCGTGATGCGGTTGAAGATCGCTCACGATTGGACAGGTGGTCTTACTTGAACCAGATGCGCTGGTACTCGCGGCTCATCGGGTGCAGGAGCAGGGCGACGAGGGCGCCGTCGAACATCAGGTTGATGATGGCGGTCGACGTGAGGACCGAGGAACCGAACACCGCCAGCAGCATGATCACCTGGAGCACCGCGCCCGCGACCGCCACCGCATAGCCCCACCGCTTCTCGTTGGCGATGCCGAAGCCCCCTGCACCGAGCGCGATCGCCATCACGAATCCGGCGAGTAACGACGTCGCGATCGGGAAGATGAAGCCGAAGACGGCGTCGATGTAGCAGAGGAACGTCGCGATGACGAGCGTCTGCGGCTGGAAATGATTGACCCACTTCCACTGGTTCACGTGCTCATTGTTGCCGATCCGAGGGCAGGGTGGGGGATCGCGTCGCGGGCACGCAGTTGCCCGCATGCGGCGGCGATGTCGGTCCCGCGGTTGCGCCGCACGGTCGCGGTCACGCCGCGGGCCCGGACCCGCTCGGCGAAGGCACGCAGCCGGGGCGTTGCCGTGGCCTCGCCGCCGAACCCGGCCGTGGGGTTGAGCGGGATCAGGTTCACGTGCGCCCCGCCCGCCCCCGGGAAGCTGCCCAGGAGCCGTCCGAGCGCCTCGGCCTGCGCAACCGAGTCGTTGACCCCGGCGATGCAGGCGTACTCGAAGGAGACCCGTCTTCCCCTGGCGCCGGCGAAGTCGGCGGCGGCGTCGAGCACCTCGGCGATCGGATACCGCTGGTTGAGTGGGACGAGCTCACTGCGCTCGTCGTCGGTGGCCGCGTGGAGCGACACCGCGAGGGTGACGGGCAGCCGCTCGAGCGCGAGCCGCCGGATGCCGGGAACCACGCCGACCGTGCTCACGGTGATGCGCCGGGCCGAGATGCCCAGGTCGTCGTGTAACCGTTCGATCGCCGCCCAGGTCGCGTCGTAGTTGGCAAGTGGCTCGCCCATCCCCATGAACACGACGTTGCGGACGCGCTGCGGTGAGGTGTGCGCCGCGCGCAGCACCTGCTCGACGATCTCGGCGGCGTCGAGCTGCCGTTCGAAGCCGGCTTGTCCGGTCGCGCAGAACGTGCAACCCATCGCACAACCGGCCTGCGACGACACGCAGACCGTTGCCCGCGTCGGAGAGCGCATGAGCACGGTCTCGATCTGGGTGCGATCGCGAGTGCACGCCCACAGCCACTTCGTCGTCATGGTGTCGTGCGCGGTCGCTTCGGTCACGAGATCGAGGGTGAGCGGCAGCGCGTCGGCGAGGCGCGAGCGGAGCGTGCGGGGCAGTGTGGTGACGTCGTCGAGGGGGCGGACCTCGGCGTAGAGCGCGCCCCAGAGCTGACCGGCGCGGTACCGCGGTTCGCCCCAGCCGTCGAGCAGTGCTTCGACCTCGCCGCGCGTCGCGCCGTAGCGGGATCGGGTTGGGCTGCTCATGACGCGGCGGAAGTGACCGTGCGGCCGTAGGCACGGTCGACCCGGTGCGTGACGAAGGCGAGCGACCGATAGAGCGCGACCGCGGCCGTGTTGTCACCGTCGACGTAGAGCATGCCCATCGTGATGCCCCGGCCGGCGAGCGACGCGAGGCCGCCGATGGTCAACGCTCGACCGAGCCCGCGGCCCTGGCGGCCGGGCTCTGTACCGATCACATAGATCTCCCCGAGCGCGACGGGCTCCTTCGGGGGATCGGTCGGGTGCACTTTCGTCCAGCAGAAGCCGGCCAGGCCGTCGTCGTCGAACGCGAGCAGGAAGCCGTTGGGATCGAACCAGCCCGCGCGCTCGCGTTGGTGGAGCGTGTCGAGGGTCCAGCCCCCCTGTTCCGGGTGGTTGGCGAACGCGCGGTTGTTGACGCCGAGCCACTCGACCTCGTCCTGTCCGACCACGAAGGTGCGGACCTTGACCCCGTCGGGCCACTCGGGATCTTCGGGGAGGGGGAGCGGCACGCGCAGCTCCAGGAGCTCGCGTTCGAGCGCGAAGCCGGCTGTGCGGGGCAGGTCGTCGTGGTGATCGCCGTGGAGCCAGATCGTGACGTGGCCGCCGCCCTCGCGTGCCACGACGTCGATGGCTGATGCGAGCAACGCGCCGAGAGCGCGTTCCTGTCCTGGCAACGCTGCGAGTTCCGCTGACCATCCAGCGGGTTGATGATGAGCGAGGTGCACGTAGGCCGCCGCCGCGCCGTCGTCGCCGGGGAGCAGGATCCCGCGGTCGCCGAGCGTCCCGCGGCCTTCGAGCCCGGACCACGTGAGATCACCGAACGGAGCGGTGCCGGATGCGGCCTCGACCGACGCGGCGAGGCTTCGCACCGCCGCGACATCGGCGGGCGCGAACCGTTCGAGCACGCGCGCCTCGAGCATCTCGTCGAGGGTACCGGCCCATCCCGCCACCATGGGTCGCTCGCTGCTCGCCGGGATACGCGGCTCGCGGGCGCTCGCTGCCGGGGGCGCGGCGGTCGTATACGTTGCGAACCGCACACTCACGACACGCCACGATTGCTGGGAGACGGCCATGG contains:
- a CDS encoding MaoC family dehydratase yields the protein MVSDLQPHHGKWFEELPVGLVVQHALTRTVTETDNILFTTMTMNPARLHLDAEYAAQTEFGQPLVNSMFTIALLVGISVLETTHGTTIANLGFEEVVFPAPVFHGDTIHAETEVIARRGSKSRPDAGIVTFEHRGFNQRDELVCRARRNALMSRRPTE
- the rlmN gene encoding 23S rRNA (adenine(2503)-C(2))-methyltransferase RlmN; its protein translation is MSSPTRSRYGATRGEVEALLDGWGEPRYRAGQLWGALYAEVRPLDDVTTLPRTLRSRLADALPLTLDLVTEATAHDTMTTKWLWACTRDRTQIETVLMRSPTRATVCVSSQAGCAMGCTFCATGQAGFERQLDAAEIVEQVLRAAHTSPQRVRNVVFMGMGEPLANYDATWAAIERLHDDLGISARRITVSTVGVVPGIRRLALERLPVTLAVSLHAATDDERSELVPLNQRYPIAEVLDAAADFAGARGRRVSFEYACIAGVNDSVAQAEALGRLLGSFPGAGGAHVNLIPLNPTAGFGGEATATPRLRAFAERVRARGVTATVRRNRGTDIAAACGQLRARDAIPHPALGSATMST
- the mshD gene encoding mycothiol synthase; translation: MAVSQQSWRVVSVRFATYTTAAPPAASAREPRIPASSERPMVAGWAGTLDEMLEARVLERFAPADVAAVRSLAASVEAASGTAPFGDLTWSGLEGRGTLGDRGILLPGDDGAAAAYVHLAHHQPAGWSAELAALPGQERALGALLASAIDVVAREGGGHVTIWLHGDHHDDLPRTAGFALERELLELRVPLPLPEDPEWPDGVKVRTFVVGQDEVEWLGVNNRAFANHPEQGGWTLDTLHQRERAGWFDPNGFLLAFDDDGLAGFCWTKVHPTDPPKEPVALGEIYVIGTEPGRQGRGLGRALTIGGLASLAGRGITMGMLYVDGDNTAAVALYRSLAFVTHRVDRAYGRTVTSAAS